In Notamacropus eugenii isolate mMacEug1 chromosome 1, mMacEug1.pri_v2, whole genome shotgun sequence, one genomic interval encodes:
- the RPL13 gene encoding large ribosomal subunit protein eL13, which translates to MAPSRNGMILKPHFHKDWQRRVATWFNQPARKIRRRKARQAKARRIAPRPASGPIRPIVRCPTVRYHTKVRAGRGFSLEELRVAGIHKKVARTIGISVDPRRRNKSTESLQANVQRLKEYRSKLILFPRKPSAPKKGDSSAEELKLATQLTGPVMPIRNVYKKEKARVITEDEKNFKAFASLRMARANARLFGIRAKRAKEAAEQDVEKKK; encoded by the exons ATGGCGCCCAGCCGAAATGGCATGATTCTGAAGCCCCATTTCCACAAAGACTGGCAAAGACGAGTTGCTACATGGTTTAACCAGCCAGCCAGGAAGATCAGAAG GCGAAAGGCTCGTCAAGCAAAAGCCCGCCGAATTGCTCCTCGCCCTGCATCCGGTCCTATCCGGCCCATCGTGAGGTGCCCTACTGTCCGATACCACACCAAAGTACGTGCTGGTAGAGGATTCAGCTTGGAAGAGCTTCGG GTGGCTGGTATCCATAAAAAAGTGGCACGAACCATTGGTATCTCCGTGGACCCTCGTCGCCGAAATAAGTCTACAGAGTCTCTCCAGGCAAATGTACAGCGGCTGAAAGAATATCGTTCCAAACTGATACTCTTCCCAAGGAAACCATCTGCACCCAAGAAGGGAGATAGCTCA GCTGAAGAACTCAAGTTGGCAACCCAGCTTACAGGACCAGTTATGCCTATCAGAAAT GTCTACAAGAAAGAGAAAGCTCGTGTCATTACTGAAGACGAGAAGAATTTCAAGGCATTCGCTAGTCTTCGAATGGCCCGGGCCAATGCCCGTCTCTTTGGAATCCGGGCAAAACGAGCCAAGGAGGCTGCAGAGCAAGATgttgagaagaaaaagtaa